A region of Paenibacillus sp. JNUCC-31 DNA encodes the following proteins:
- a CDS encoding carbohydrate ABC transporter permease: MTRKWSLFSVINYTILALVGFSMIYPFIYILAYSLNDGKDSMQGAIYFLPRQFTLENYAQVFDNARIWKAYQITIMRTVLGTFLHVILCTLMAYALSKKSLPGRSFFTFYIFLPTIFSAGFIPFFITLQKLHLINTFWVYVLPLLFNFMHIIIIRTFLQGIPEELEESAHIDGYGDFQIFIRIILPLSGPVLATISLFIGVAHWNDWFSGAYYVSNKDLIPVQTLLQEMLTEAESLSNSMQRAAQQGGQTIGGSGGAGATPESLRMALLVITVFPILCIYPFLQRYFVKGVMIGSVKG, encoded by the coding sequence ATGACACGCAAATGGTCCTTATTTTCAGTTATAAACTATACCATTCTCGCTTTGGTCGGATTCTCCATGATCTACCCGTTTATTTACATCCTGGCGTACTCGCTGAATGATGGCAAGGATTCCATGCAGGGCGCGATCTATTTCCTTCCTCGGCAATTTACACTGGAAAACTATGCCCAGGTGTTTGATAACGCGCGCATCTGGAAGGCGTATCAGATCACCATCATGCGCACCGTGCTGGGTACGTTCCTTCATGTGATTCTGTGTACACTGATGGCTTACGCGCTCTCGAAGAAATCATTGCCGGGCCGTTCGTTCTTCACCTTTTACATCTTTTTGCCCACGATTTTCAGTGCCGGATTCATTCCATTCTTCATTACGCTTCAGAAGCTGCATCTGATCAATACCTTCTGGGTGTATGTCTTGCCGCTGTTATTCAACTTCATGCATATCATCATTATTCGGACCTTTCTGCAAGGTATTCCCGAAGAGCTGGAGGAATCCGCCCACATTGACGGGTATGGGGATTTTCAAATCTTCATTCGCATCATTCTGCCTCTCTCGGGACCCGTACTGGCAACGATCTCCCTCTTCATTGGGGTCGCTCACTGGAATGACTGGTTCTCGGGTGCCTACTATGTATCCAACAAGGATCTGATTCCGGTGCAGACCCTCCTCCAGGAGATGCTGACCGAAGCGGAGTCGCTGTCCAATTCGATGCAGCGCGCAGCACAACAGGGCGGGCAGACGATTGGCGGTTCAGGCGGAGCGGGTGCGACACCCGAATCCCTGCGTATGGCTTTGCTTGTCATCACGGTCTTCCCGATCCTGTGTATCTATCCTTTCCTGCAACGATATTTCGTAAAAGGAGTGATGATCGGTTCGGTGAAAGGTTAG
- a CDS encoding extracellular solute-binding protein, whose product MNRIGSKGVSVLLVSILVGGLLSGCTDSSGNGNSGEAADGSYKLKILHNWNGSGGSDNGITPVEEVIKEKTGVTLDWEYTKGSETEKVNQIFATQDLPDIYTGPAWGGELDGIIKAAKEGQLVDISDKLGDYPNLAKSIAEENVPPALYEKAINAYDGKKYLLLQNQPAQNEDGMDWLYGFYVRKDIADKVGIDPQSVVTKEEFYNFLKAIKDANLQENGQPVFPLGGFSNGWSVGIGNTMFNSGGSYVDKGDGTVEHNFFTKGYEEYTLFYRKLVEEGLMDPEAFTQTDPIAKEKINQGRIAILAAHYPAILDASKEYVTSHPGSDYIPIGPLERADVDPNRPVDLGIQGNNVTAITKNCKGACVDAALKFLDYMASDEGFMLARYGVQGVHWDMKEGKPVANPEWFDKFTADQSGKVRKNEGISIGLESITGPDRINSVAGGDIWADQKRLDAMEKARKILRPNGIHVITAYNPGDVITKAPEWEMLKPSMDRMSDAWKEAIFAKSDEAAMGIINELREQLRKTGYDQAMQFTNENLKGKDVVTVQMPN is encoded by the coding sequence TTGAACCGAATTGGGTCGAAAGGCGTATCCGTATTACTCGTGTCCATCTTGGTTGGAGGATTGTTGAGCGGATGTACGGATTCATCAGGGAACGGGAATAGCGGGGAAGCTGCAGATGGTTCATACAAGCTCAAAATATTGCACAACTGGAACGGTTCGGGTGGTTCGGATAACGGAATAACGCCTGTGGAAGAAGTCATCAAGGAGAAGACCGGCGTCACGCTGGATTGGGAGTATACCAAAGGCAGTGAGACCGAGAAGGTCAACCAGATATTTGCCACGCAGGATCTGCCGGATATCTATACCGGACCCGCATGGGGAGGCGAGCTGGACGGCATTATCAAGGCGGCCAAAGAAGGGCAGCTCGTCGATATTTCCGACAAATTGGGGGACTATCCTAACCTCGCGAAATCCATTGCCGAAGAAAATGTACCCCCAGCGCTCTACGAAAAGGCGATTAATGCCTATGACGGCAAAAAATATCTGCTTCTGCAAAACCAGCCTGCCCAGAATGAAGATGGCATGGATTGGCTGTACGGCTTCTATGTTCGCAAGGATATCGCGGATAAGGTTGGTATAGACCCTCAGTCGGTCGTGACAAAGGAGGAATTCTATAACTTCCTCAAAGCAATCAAGGATGCCAATCTGCAAGAGAACGGGCAGCCGGTCTTTCCACTGGGCGGCTTCAGCAACGGCTGGTCTGTCGGCATCGGTAATACCATGTTCAATTCGGGTGGCAGTTATGTTGACAAAGGTGACGGAACGGTAGAGCACAACTTTTTCACGAAAGGCTATGAAGAGTACACGCTATTCTATCGGAAGTTGGTTGAGGAAGGGTTAATGGACCCGGAAGCATTTACCCAGACTGACCCGATCGCCAAGGAGAAAATCAATCAGGGGCGTATCGCCATTCTGGCCGCACACTATCCGGCCATTCTGGATGCCTCCAAAGAATATGTCACTTCACACCCTGGAAGCGATTACATCCCTATTGGCCCGTTGGAACGGGCAGATGTTGATCCGAATCGCCCTGTGGATCTGGGCATTCAAGGCAACAACGTAACAGCCATCACCAAGAACTGCAAGGGCGCATGTGTGGATGCGGCGCTGAAGTTCCTCGATTACATGGCTTCCGATGAAGGATTTATGCTGGCAAGATACGGAGTTCAGGGCGTTCATTGGGATATGAAAGAGGGTAAACCTGTTGCCAATCCGGAATGGTTTGATAAGTTTACGGCAGATCAATCGGGCAAAGTTCGCAAGAACGAAGGCATTTCCATTGGTTTGGAATCCATCACGGGGCCTGATCGAATCAATTCGGTCGCAGGCGGAGATATATGGGCGGATCAGAAACGGCTTGATGCCATGGAGAAGGCACGCAAAATCCTGCGACCTAATGGCATTCATGTCATTACAGCCTATAACCCGGGCGATGTGATTACCAAAGCACCAGAATGGGAGATGCTGAAGCCCTCAATGGACCGCATGAGTGATGCCTGGAAGGAAGCGATCTTTGCAAAGTCGGATGAAGCGGCGATGGGGATTATTAATGAACTTCGCGAGCAGCTTCGAAAGACCGGATATGATCAAGCCATGCAATTTACGAACGAAAATCTGAAAGGAAAAGATGTAGTTACCGTTCAGATGCCGAACTGA
- a CDS encoding glycosyl hydrolase: MKADAEEICNPSIELKQEFANPDETYRPQPFWFLNHELEKTELESQIQSMFEAGVGGVVLHARHGMQLPYLSPEFMEVLEFCTAECEKRNMVVWLYDEENWPSGTLGGKLTREHPEYRMRYLRIEEKRYLQGTSQEGMKLDFASCDHNELIAILAYRAINCDGEWLLHDESEDITHYWGREWTPNHVDDSYIVLACWSCEIAEGITFAQGYYLDTLNPKAVQSFIQMSYEPFLALKPYYGSTIQGVFTDEPGLMIHDGFFGVEAIRTAVHDVEATLPGLVFAWTEGMAERYQQENGYDLIPRLGALLYRVTDGSRSTRQQYYDTITRWYVEGYHAGIRSWCEQSGLLYIGHTLEEPVWGQARSQGNQTRVLQQFHYAGVDYLTPGIGSKANPHRIVSVKTAASVAKLNRKERVICEAFGASGHGYSMRQRRLDANFMAFLGVNLFIPHAFYYSFAGYRKTDFPPTEFKHAPHWLHYRAFADYIGRLSLLGAKGKRTPEVLLLSPIHTVYENMFTSGEADMHPSSDVLFSLLSDRLLRSSIDYDYVDECQLRDALLVEGEGLQFNGNGHSYSMVIMPEIEVMSRDIATRLVSFVKQGGSLIAIGTIPQHSESLRQDPALLKDIRELFGSDPQHGKLVAVGKGHSLFYSMDEAVHQGGQSQRLDPLEAFCIQLGELIREPPVIRWDWIEGQSDDLISVERRIGDLVYVWLMNWSEHSVTIKLIYDEKKGDLEEWELESGRVRSIDAESFLSFVPGELRVLSVSPQESSSFPQERTDHAEYTEQVQPGDQSFSTNVVEVILDEHWRFRTAGPNVFLLDRWHVTLNDRHSRMNATMPGQVNTYRTTFGMTQKLIERLQSRCGSDRSGKAGEESWGRMELILDDVDQNIPSHIGFLQRRRNLEIFVNGVRQEALRRSSWQDGDYDSVDITPHLLAGENELEILTVSLLEPMPAISFPAYLIGPFAIENDTTLNTDVEQWGGCWNAAGYPYYSGTGVYSQQVDLSNVNLAANEELWLVAEDIRETASLYVNDIEAGIRLWPPYQWNITPYIQEGLNEMNLHAANTLENMYGKSALTSGLNGQVRLIRRTRRTSQTQHHNKS, translated from the coding sequence ATGAAGGCAGACGCAGAAGAAATCTGTAACCCTTCCATAGAACTCAAACAGGAATTTGCGAATCCGGATGAAACATATCGTCCACAGCCTTTTTGGTTTCTGAATCATGAGCTGGAGAAGACGGAACTGGAGAGCCAGATTCAATCCATGTTTGAAGCGGGAGTTGGTGGCGTGGTTCTGCATGCTCGGCATGGGATGCAACTGCCATATCTTTCGCCGGAATTCATGGAAGTGCTGGAGTTCTGCACAGCAGAATGCGAGAAACGAAATATGGTTGTTTGGCTGTACGATGAGGAGAATTGGCCGAGCGGAACATTGGGTGGAAAACTGACACGGGAGCACCCGGAATATCGCATGCGTTATTTGAGAATAGAGGAAAAACGGTATTTGCAAGGTACATCGCAGGAAGGCATGAAGCTGGACTTTGCCTCCTGCGATCACAATGAGCTGATCGCCATTCTGGCCTATCGCGCGATTAATTGCGACGGAGAGTGGCTGCTTCATGATGAATCGGAAGATATCACACATTATTGGGGGCGGGAGTGGACGCCGAATCATGTCGATGATTCTTATATCGTGCTCGCCTGCTGGTCTTGTGAAATTGCCGAAGGAATCACCTTCGCTCAAGGGTATTATCTGGACACATTGAACCCGAAAGCGGTTCAGTCTTTCATTCAGATGTCTTATGAACCGTTTCTGGCATTAAAGCCCTATTACGGCTCAACCATCCAAGGGGTGTTTACAGACGAGCCGGGGCTTATGATTCATGATGGTTTCTTCGGCGTGGAGGCAATCCGAACCGCTGTTCATGATGTGGAGGCTACTTTGCCTGGGCTCGTCTTCGCTTGGACTGAGGGGATGGCCGAACGATATCAGCAAGAGAATGGGTATGATCTAATCCCGCGGTTAGGTGCATTGTTGTATCGAGTGACAGACGGCAGCCGATCCACAAGGCAGCAATATTATGATACGATCACCCGTTGGTATGTGGAGGGATACCATGCCGGGATTCGTTCATGGTGTGAACAATCCGGTCTGCTCTATATCGGTCATACGCTGGAGGAGCCTGTCTGGGGGCAGGCTCGATCTCAAGGCAATCAGACCCGAGTATTGCAGCAATTCCACTATGCAGGCGTGGATTATCTCACTCCCGGCATCGGGTCAAAGGCGAATCCGCATCGCATTGTGTCCGTCAAGACGGCGGCTTCTGTCGCGAAGCTGAACAGGAAGGAACGGGTGATCTGTGAAGCCTTTGGTGCAAGTGGTCATGGTTATTCCATGCGCCAGCGGCGACTTGATGCCAATTTTATGGCCTTTTTGGGAGTTAATCTGTTTATTCCGCATGCATTCTATTATTCGTTTGCCGGGTATCGGAAGACCGACTTTCCACCGACTGAATTCAAACATGCACCCCATTGGCTGCATTATCGTGCTTTTGCCGATTATATAGGGCGATTGAGTTTGCTTGGAGCAAAAGGAAAACGAACGCCGGAAGTTCTGCTGTTATCGCCTATCCATACGGTATATGAAAACATGTTCACATCAGGCGAAGCGGATATGCATCCTTCATCAGATGTGCTGTTCTCTCTTTTGTCAGATCGCTTGCTGCGATCATCTATCGACTACGACTATGTGGATGAATGCCAGCTTCGCGATGCGCTCCTTGTTGAAGGAGAGGGCTTGCAATTTAATGGCAACGGTCATAGCTATTCGATGGTCATTATGCCGGAGATTGAGGTGATGTCAAGGGACATCGCAACCAGGCTTGTATCCTTTGTTAAACAGGGCGGAAGTTTAATTGCAATAGGTACAATTCCGCAGCATAGTGAATCCTTGCGCCAAGACCCAGCGCTGCTGAAGGATATCCGGGAGCTGTTTGGTTCCGATCCTCAGCACGGAAAATTAGTTGCTGTTGGCAAGGGGCACAGTCTGTTTTACTCCATGGATGAGGCTGTTCATCAAGGCGGTCAGAGTCAGCGTCTGGATCCACTCGAAGCGTTTTGTATTCAATTAGGGGAGTTGATCAGAGAACCACCGGTAATACGATGGGATTGGATTGAAGGTCAGTCTGACGATTTGATTAGCGTCGAACGCAGAATTGGAGATTTGGTATATGTATGGCTTATGAACTGGTCGGAGCACTCCGTGACCATTAAGCTCATTTACGATGAAAAGAAAGGTGACTTGGAAGAGTGGGAGTTGGAGAGTGGAAGAGTACGCAGCATTGACGCTGAATCGTTCCTTTCATTCGTACCCGGAGAGCTGCGTGTGCTGTCGGTAAGTCCCCAAGAGAGCTCTTCTTTTCCGCAAGAACGTACGGATCATGCGGAGTATACAGAGCAAGTTCAACCGGGAGATCAATCTTTTTCCACGAATGTGGTAGAGGTCATTCTGGATGAGCACTGGCGGTTCAGGACTGCAGGACCCAATGTTTTTCTGTTGGATCGATGGCATGTCACGTTGAATGACCGACATTCCAGGATGAACGCGACCATGCCCGGGCAAGTAAATACGTATCGCACGACGTTTGGCATGACGCAAAAATTGATTGAACGGCTTCAATCCCGGTGTGGTTCGGATCGTTCAGGTAAGGCGGGAGAAGAATCATGGGGCAGGATGGAATTGATTCTGGATGATGTAGATCAGAACATTCCATCCCATATCGGATTTTTGCAGCGTAGGCGTAATCTTGAAATATTCGTCAATGGGGTACGTCAGGAAGCGTTAAGACGCTCTTCGTGGCAGGATGGCGATTATGACAGTGTAGATATCACTCCACATTTGTTGGCCGGCGAGAATGAGTTGGAGATTCTGACGGTTTCGTTATTGGAGCCGATGCCTGCTATTTCATTCCCAGCATATCTGATTGGTCCGTTCGCGATAGAAAACGATACGACGTTAAATACCGATGTGGAACAATGGGGTGGATGTTGGAATGCTGCTGGCTATCCTTATTATTCAGGTACGGGTGTCTACTCGCAGCAGGTGGATCTGTCTAACGTAAACTTAGCTGCAAATGAGGAGCTATGGCTGGTAGCCGAGGATATAAGGGAGACAGCAAGCCTATATGTGAATGATATTGAAGCAGGTATTCGTTTATGGCCGCCTTACCAATGGAACATAACGCCATATATTCAAGAAGGATTGAATGAAATGAACTTACATGCCGCAAACACACTGGAGAATATGTATGGAAAGTCAGCACTGACATCAGGACTCAATGGACAGGTGAGGTTGATCCGACGTACGCGAAGAACATCACAGACGCAACATCACAACAAATCATAA
- a CDS encoding GxGYxYP domain-containing protein produces MIRKLAVLCVALVCTTVLSASAFAATDELKHTNSLKWPQNQALPNFNKVERLDVANVYEESGDIKLLLTTLEGVINREKPRIYIQQNKVDPWLQDLNVPYKQHDNVMDVLKQYAKEIKGIIVYDPQLPDSINVATTLAGLKNAVVASPELAQQLTAAPYNLSVIEDLQGKFKNRMDAYNWQYEHLWSQTTQRMLVGLSPDTSIPIPSGNFDSFQTVGVEKEQIRDASNRKTYDYDLSSYLGKEAVYLRFNDAFPQDGWGPAVHQVTVKADGQIIADFKTGSSEEEAFLYDRHNSKFLPGSDHRFADNGNYFVYEFKPAADTKQLTVSIEMWNQYKVSASNVQPLSSEEKEPYGYLRDYAVANKAMVFWLSTSVPEEKALFEKILSDVKPGTPYLGWFDNDFEGEVAGIEITSRHGVYVVPSDWFHNMTVFSGTTVKQQPAPKPVKSKLENKIYVTYTFGEGDNMQYDQNHMRNLWADPARGKVPINWTSSPLLYDAAPAILNYYRSTATPNDQLVAGPSGVGYFNPNVWPKNTFPAYLKQTFSYLKKTNMSYPFVLNRELGKDVPLSDSIAAAYEKNYKLPGLFLAGEDKANVQIMNGSLPVSILRGISTVQDGKNILNTTKAEWDGSSPTFISVGINAWSMTPSDVLAITESLGAEFQVVKADEYFSLIRKAYGLSK; encoded by the coding sequence ATGATTCGTAAATTAGCCGTTTTGTGTGTTGCCCTGGTCTGTACAACCGTGTTATCGGCTAGCGCATTTGCTGCCACAGATGAGTTGAAGCATACAAACTCTTTGAAGTGGCCTCAAAATCAAGCGCTTCCAAATTTCAATAAAGTAGAACGTTTGGATGTGGCGAATGTATATGAGGAATCTGGCGATATCAAATTGCTTTTGACGACGCTTGAAGGGGTTATCAATCGGGAAAAACCACGAATTTACATTCAACAGAATAAAGTAGACCCTTGGCTGCAGGACTTGAACGTTCCTTATAAGCAGCATGACAACGTAATGGATGTTCTCAAGCAATATGCGAAAGAGATCAAAGGCATTATCGTATATGATCCGCAGCTGCCGGACTCCATTAACGTGGCAACGACACTTGCCGGACTCAAAAATGCTGTTGTTGCCAGTCCTGAACTGGCTCAACAATTGACTGCAGCACCGTATAACCTATCGGTAATCGAAGACTTGCAGGGCAAGTTCAAGAATCGTATGGATGCATACAACTGGCAGTATGAGCATCTTTGGAGCCAGACCACTCAACGAATGTTAGTCGGATTGAGTCCAGACACCTCCATCCCGATTCCGTCCGGAAATTTTGATTCATTCCAAACGGTTGGAGTCGAGAAGGAACAGATCCGTGATGCAAGCAACAGGAAGACCTATGACTATGACTTGTCATCCTACTTGGGAAAAGAAGCGGTCTACCTCCGCTTTAATGATGCCTTTCCTCAGGATGGCTGGGGGCCTGCGGTTCATCAAGTGACGGTGAAAGCAGATGGACAGATTATTGCGGATTTCAAAACAGGTTCTTCTGAGGAAGAAGCGTTTCTCTATGATCGACATAACTCCAAATTTTTGCCTGGAAGCGATCACCGCTTCGCAGATAATGGAAACTACTTTGTATACGAATTTAAGCCTGCAGCGGACACAAAGCAACTAACCGTATCGATCGAGATGTGGAACCAATACAAGGTATCTGCGAGCAATGTTCAACCACTCTCGTCTGAAGAAAAGGAACCTTATGGCTATCTCCGCGATTATGCCGTAGCGAACAAAGCCATGGTGTTCTGGTTGTCTACCAGTGTGCCAGAGGAAAAGGCGCTATTTGAGAAGATTCTGTCTGATGTAAAGCCAGGGACACCTTATTTGGGTTGGTTCGACAATGATTTTGAAGGTGAAGTTGCGGGCATAGAAATCACATCACGTCACGGTGTCTATGTCGTTCCTTCCGACTGGTTCCATAACATGACCGTATTTTCAGGAACAACCGTAAAACAACAACCTGCTCCCAAACCGGTGAAATCCAAGCTGGAGAACAAAATCTATGTAACCTATACCTTTGGCGAAGGTGACAACATGCAATACGATCAGAATCATATGCGCAACCTGTGGGCTGATCCCGCTCGGGGTAAAGTGCCTATCAACTGGACTTCTAGTCCGTTACTCTACGATGCAGCTCCTGCCATCCTAAACTATTACCGTTCAACCGCGACACCAAATGATCAGCTTGTGGCAGGCCCATCCGGAGTGGGTTACTTCAATCCAAATGTCTGGCCGAAGAACACATTTCCAGCCTATCTGAAACAAACCTTTTCATATCTGAAAAAGACCAACATGTCGTACCCTTTTGTCCTCAATCGTGAACTTGGAAAAGACGTTCCGCTGAGTGATTCGATTGCAGCTGCGTACGAGAAGAACTATAAACTTCCAGGCCTGTTCCTCGCAGGCGAGGACAAAGCCAATGTTCAGATCATGAATGGCAGCCTTCCGGTCTCCATTCTGCGAGGCATCTCAACCGTTCAGGATGGTAAAAATATCCTAAATACTACCAAGGCAGAATGGGATGGCAGCTCTCCAACGTTTATCTCGGTTGGCATCAACGCGTGGAGCATGACACCATCGGATGTTCTGGCGATCACGGAATCTCTTGGAGCAGAATTCCAGGTTGTGAAGGCGGATGAATACTTCTCCCTGATCCGAAAAGCGTACGGCTTGTCCAAATAA
- a CDS encoding glutaminase family protein translates to MTTRFRPPSVPLVTVDPYFSVWSAADHLYEDHTRHWTNKANGMVGLAVIDGKLRRFMGKVGSEERTAVQEPEVLVQTNLTVQPVTTRYTFQGEGIELNVQFTTPLLLDDLDLLSRPVTYLDFQVKSIDGAAHQVKIYVDVTGEWCVNTTDQHVTWERHVIEEQWNAMSMGTVDQPVLKLAGDDTRIDWGYMVLAVPQSSHIQTAIHSVTGREQYVRSRQLPTEDDQHQPQAVSDNMPVMAAEIDLGAVQDEPISEFLMLAYDDIHAIEYFQQPLTAYWKRNGLTFQEMLLLAAQQYEEIQQRCDSFNLELMAESQAAGGEKYRDIVALTYRQAIAAHKLVADEEGNVLFFSKENFSNGCIATVDVSYPSIPLFLRYNPELIKGMMRPIYRYAMSHDWTFDFAPHDVGTYPRANGQVYGENKLEYQMPIEECGNMLLMAAAVSKYEGNIDFARSHWEPLTRWADYLLQNGLDPVNQLCTDDFAGHLAHNTNLSIKAILGIAAYSYLCEKLGLQEGAKYLEEARNMAQEWVSMADAGDHYKLTFDSPTDSWSMKYNLVWDHLLDLHLFPKEIAAKELAYYTNKQNRYGLPLDSRETYTKSDWLVWCASMSSTQAQFESFISPLWDFMNETSSRVPVTDWYDTVTAKQMNFQNRSVVGGFFIQLLMQQSTD, encoded by the coding sequence ATGACCACCCGTTTCAGACCACCTTCCGTACCTCTTGTCACCGTGGACCCTTACTTTAGCGTATGGTCGGCCGCAGACCATCTGTATGAAGATCATACCCGGCATTGGACGAACAAAGCGAATGGCATGGTGGGCTTGGCGGTGATCGATGGAAAGCTTCGACGATTTATGGGGAAAGTGGGATCGGAGGAGCGTACAGCTGTCCAGGAACCTGAAGTGCTGGTGCAGACCAACCTGACTGTCCAGCCCGTAACGACTCGATATACCTTTCAAGGCGAAGGAATAGAGCTTAATGTTCAGTTCACCACACCTTTATTGCTGGATGATTTGGACCTGTTATCCAGGCCGGTGACGTATTTGGATTTTCAGGTCAAATCGATCGATGGGGCAGCCCACCAAGTCAAAATTTATGTCGATGTAACAGGCGAATGGTGTGTAAACACAACCGATCAGCACGTAACCTGGGAACGCCATGTCATTGAGGAACAATGGAATGCCATGTCCATGGGTACTGTGGATCAGCCCGTATTGAAACTTGCCGGTGATGATACACGAATCGATTGGGGATATATGGTTCTCGCTGTTCCTCAATCCTCTCATATCCAGACGGCCATTCACTCAGTGACAGGCCGCGAACAGTATGTACGCTCCCGTCAATTGCCGACAGAAGATGATCAGCACCAGCCGCAAGCTGTATCGGACAACATGCCGGTTATGGCAGCCGAGATCGATCTGGGGGCTGTCCAGGACGAACCGATATCCGAATTTCTCATGCTTGCATATGACGATATTCATGCGATTGAATATTTTCAACAACCACTGACTGCGTATTGGAAAAGAAATGGATTAACGTTTCAGGAGATGCTGTTACTGGCAGCTCAACAATACGAAGAGATTCAGCAGCGCTGTGACAGCTTTAATCTTGAACTCATGGCAGAGAGTCAGGCCGCAGGCGGTGAGAAATACCGGGATATTGTGGCGCTAACCTACAGACAGGCGATTGCAGCGCATAAGCTGGTTGCCGATGAGGAGGGGAATGTTCTATTTTTCTCCAAAGAGAATTTCAGCAATGGATGTATCGCTACGGTGGATGTCAGCTACCCTTCGATCCCACTTTTCCTCAGGTACAACCCTGAACTGATCAAGGGCATGATGCGTCCGATTTACAGGTATGCGATGAGCCATGATTGGACGTTTGATTTTGCACCTCATGATGTAGGAACATACCCTAGGGCCAACGGTCAGGTGTATGGAGAGAATAAGCTGGAATACCAGATGCCGATTGAGGAATGCGGCAATATGCTGCTGATGGCTGCGGCGGTCAGCAAGTATGAGGGGAACATCGATTTTGCCCGGAGTCATTGGGAACCCCTTACGAGATGGGCAGACTATCTGCTGCAAAATGGACTTGATCCTGTAAACCAGCTGTGCACAGATGACTTTGCGGGACATTTGGCGCACAATACTAATTTATCGATCAAGGCCATATTGGGTATCGCTGCGTATTCCTACCTGTGTGAAAAGCTCGGTTTGCAGGAAGGGGCGAAGTACCTTGAGGAAGCTCGGAACATGGCTCAGGAGTGGGTGTCCATGGCAGATGCCGGGGATCACTATAAGCTGACGTTTGACAGTCCCACCGATTCATGGAGCATGAAGTACAATCTGGTCTGGGATCATCTGCTCGACCTGCATCTGTTCCCCAAAGAGATTGCTGCTAAAGAGCTCGCATATTATACGAACAAACAAAATCGCTATGGCTTGCCGCTGGATAGCCGTGAAACGTATACCAAATCCGATTGGCTGGTATGGTGTGCCTCCATGAGTTCAACGCAAGCGCAGTTTGAGTCTTTCATTTCACCGCTGTGGGATTTCATGAATGAAACTTCGTCTCGTGTTCCCGTAACGGATTGGTATGACACGGTCACCGCTAAGCAGATGAATTTTCAGAATCGTTCTGTGGTCGGCGGCTTTTTTATCCAATTACTCATGCAACAGTCTACAGACTAA